A single Sulfurimonas aquatica DNA region contains:
- a CDS encoding group III truncated hemoglobin, translating to MPYDTVDRGKIEEMVRLFYGTVLEDDILAPIFIKSLGDDLNNGKWHEHLNTLYKFWDLMMTGKFGYGGNPFPPHAFMGPLTREHFERWLLLFKATVNELFIPEIADKFYTKADRLAEQFIDNLGIDDEDEDD from the coding sequence ATGCCTTATGATACAGTAGATAGAGGAAAGATAGAAGAGATGGTACGTCTTTTTTATGGCACTGTTCTTGAAGATGATATTTTAGCACCTATTTTCATTAAATCTTTAGGTGATGACTTAAATAATGGTAAATGGCATGAGCACTTAAATACTTTATACAAATTTTGGGACCTTATGATGACTGGAAAGTTTGGCTATGGTGGAAACCCCTTTCCGCCACATGCTTTCATGGGACCTCTTACTCGTGAACATTTTGAACGTTGGTTATTGCTGTTTAAAGCAACGGTAAATGAACTTTTTATTCCAGAGATAGCTGATAAGTTTTATACAAAGGCAGATAGACTAGCCGAACAATTTATAGACAATCTTGGTATTGACGATGAAGATGAAGATGACTAA
- a CDS encoding GGDEF domain-containing protein, which yields MVRMICSRSNILVDADYFAKKCDLNEFKEINDTYGHNIGDKILKMVSRKLQEIVRVTDTVSRYGGDEFMILLEHIENTDEASEIIEKIKSNFPVVCLESKSELHISISIGYASFPDEGTSFEQLSNLADIKMYDSKNDYYGYSRV from the coding sequence ATGGTTAGAATGATATGTTCACGAAGTAATATCTTAGTAGATGCTGATTATTTTGCTAAAAAGTGTGACTTAAATGAATTTAAAGAGATTAATGATACTTACGGACATAACATAGGGGATAAGATCTTAAAAATGGTCTCTAGAAAACTTCAAGAGATTGTGAGAGTTACTGATACTGTATCACGCTATGGAGGGGATGAGTTTATGATTTTACTTGAACATATAGAAAATACAGATGAAGCATCTGAAATTATTGAAAAGATTAAATCAAATTTTCCAGTTGTTTGTCTTGAAAGTAAGTCAGAACTGCATATAAGCATTAGCATTGGGTATGCATCTTTTCCAGATGAGGGTACTAGCTTTGAGCAACTATCAAACTTAGCTGATATCAAAATGTATGATAGTAAAAATGACTATTATGGATACTCTAGAGTATAA
- a CDS encoding tetratricopeptide repeat protein — protein MADLEEEIIIIEDSEAAENLHPTEEKVEESLDSSKKKKIIIFAALGLLLILIIILTIVLLSKSPQKVIPLDMDLLDEKLENQTEEKIEPSKLENMIAKANYLYTNGSKEKALSLYENIAHYSEAISEYNLGVAQLKNEQYALALKTFTRAIKNDEKRCVSAINAAVCSLHLKDQESFKYYIDLAYAYLPYEVNSPLYSYYYTLISYYNQDYINALNSLKNATSNEYETTQKNLAARINALYGNDYEAIDIIEKNNEHLDDFSLGLLYARIGDFALANNHFDEAIIKNIQPVKAQLALALISLKSGQLKRSASKIKNVTDMYPEEVYEHYPIKVKLKDSLFDTQKAQKLYRDKIIHSKSTIFQKIFTFSPYKVFNANKTISYIRKGNANIYIDNIQAAKEYLKTSSSSSNVNIGITRAIKKALNLQIREANLDLQELIKIQPKHSILHYNLALTYAQMGDNKKAHEHFLRSYYLDAKNYLSGVYAVMTSQLIHKESKKLKSILIDSITSEEASEEKELYKTLLYISENNYVSAIEWLDNDYKQRPLYLTLNTIIALKLNRLDIAKQATNKLTVLLPNDILPHLMYIDTHFSEYKPKEYANEVLNYLKKQDFNFNDLYHGPYITRYLYIQENLITGKLYFLREQLKKVLQTTDTNTHEIESALALASLYDKQFEESYTLYNHIIDDLQVRDSYTLFMGAVASTAAGHHENAIALLELSKLKDSDFFESRYALALLYLEVKNNAGAVIQLSRIEEDGFISQYFDFSINTNELLFKKQHPKE, from the coding sequence ATGGCTGATTTAGAAGAAGAGATAATAATTATTGAAGATAGTGAAGCCGCCGAGAACTTACATCCCACTGAGGAAAAAGTAGAGGAGTCATTAGATAGCTCTAAAAAGAAAAAAATAATTATTTTTGCTGCACTTGGTCTGCTTCTCATATTAATCATAATTCTTACTATTGTACTTCTTAGTAAATCTCCTCAAAAAGTAATACCACTTGATATGGATCTTTTAGATGAAAAACTTGAAAATCAAACAGAGGAAAAAATAGAACCGAGTAAACTAGAAAACATGATAGCAAAAGCAAACTATCTTTATACGAATGGTTCTAAAGAAAAAGCACTCTCACTTTATGAAAATATAGCTCACTACAGTGAAGCAATCTCTGAATACAACTTAGGAGTAGCTCAACTAAAAAACGAGCAGTATGCTTTGGCGTTAAAAACATTTACAAGAGCAATTAAAAACGATGAAAAAAGATGTGTAAGCGCTATAAATGCTGCAGTCTGCTCTTTACATTTAAAAGATCAAGAGAGTTTTAAATACTATATAGATTTAGCCTATGCTTACCTTCCATATGAAGTTAATTCACCTCTATACTCATACTACTACACTCTTATAAGTTACTATAATCAAGATTATATCAATGCACTTAATTCACTTAAAAACGCAACTTCAAATGAGTATGAAACTACCCAGAAAAACCTCGCTGCAAGAATTAACGCTCTTTATGGGAATGACTATGAAGCTATTGATATCATTGAAAAAAACAATGAGCACCTTGATGACTTTTCGCTTGGTCTCTTATATGCGAGGATAGGAGATTTTGCACTTGCAAATAACCATTTTGATGAAGCAATCATAAAAAATATTCAGCCTGTAAAAGCACAACTTGCACTTGCTCTTATTAGTCTCAAGTCTGGTCAGCTAAAACGCTCTGCATCTAAAATAAAAAATGTAACCGATATGTATCCAGAGGAAGTTTATGAGCACTATCCAATAAAAGTCAAACTTAAAGATTCTCTTTTTGATACTCAAAAAGCACAAAAGCTCTACCGAGATAAAATCATTCATTCAAAGAGCACTATATTTCAGAAAATATTTACTTTTTCTCCCTATAAAGTTTTTAACGCTAATAAAACAATTAGCTATATTAGGAAAGGAAATGCCAATATTTACATAGATAATATTCAAGCGGCAAAAGAGTATCTAAAAACAAGTTCATCATCATCAAATGTAAATATCGGTATTACAAGGGCCATTAAAAAAGCATTAAACCTTCAAATAAGAGAGGCAAACCTTGATTTACAAGAGCTTATCAAGATTCAGCCAAAACACTCAATATTACACTATAATTTAGCTCTTACTTATGCTCAAATGGGAGATAATAAAAAGGCTCATGAGCACTTCTTACGTTCATACTACCTTGATGCAAAAAACTATCTCTCAGGTGTTTATGCAGTTATGACCTCACAGTTGATACATAAAGAGTCAAAAAAACTAAAATCTATCCTTATTGATTCTATTACAAGTGAAGAAGCGAGTGAAGAAAAAGAGCTTTACAAAACACTTCTGTATATCAGTGAGAACAACTATGTATCTGCTATAGAGTGGCTGGATAATGATTATAAACAACGCCCCCTTTATCTAACTCTTAATACTATTATCGCATTAAAACTAAACCGTTTAGATATAGCTAAACAAGCTACAAACAAGCTCACAGTTTTATTACCAAATGATATACTCCCTCATCTAATGTATATAGATACTCATTTTAGTGAGTATAAACCAAAAGAGTATGCGAATGAGGTACTTAATTACTTAAAAAAACAAGACTTTAATTTTAATGATCTCTACCATGGTCCATATATTACACGCTATTTATATATACAAGAAAACCTAATAACGGGTAAACTCTACTTTTTACGTGAACAACTTAAAAAAGTTCTTCAAACAACAGATACAAATACACATGAAATAGAGAGTGCCCTTGCTCTTGCATCACTTTATGATAAGCAGTTTGAAGAGTCTTACACTCTTTATAACCACATTATTGATGACTTACAAGTGAGGGATTCTTATACTCTATTTATGGGAGCGGTTGCTTCAACCGCTGCGGGACACCACGAAAATGCAATAGCACTCCTGGAACTATCAAAATTAAAAGACAGTGATTTCTTTGAGAGCCGCTATGCACTTGCTCTACTATACTTAGAGGTTAAAAATAATGCAGGAGCTGTAATTCAACTCTCTAGAATAGAAGAAGATGGTTTTATTTCGCAGTATTTTGATTTTAGTATAAATACAAATGAGTTACTCTTCAAGAAGCAACATCCAAAAGAGTAG
- a CDS encoding phosphatidylserine decarboxylase — MKSNLLPVAKEGWIYISYSLVAFILFSLLDLSFLSLVSLTIVLFLVYVYRNPERQLPMFANFSVVAPCDGVVSAIVELEDDREYSYRVDVESGYSDISILRAPMNSKVEAINLVNGTRVSKNSKLFSSINESCTVVFRDESNNRVKVMHRLSQSFAPISFDLKVSQQLHQTSRYGVILCGVTSIYLPSNFRLDVNISSEIKSSETLLGYFS; from the coding sequence ATGAAGAGTAATCTTCTTCCTGTAGCAAAAGAGGGTTGGATATATATATCTTATTCCTTAGTTGCGTTTATACTCTTCTCTCTTTTAGATCTCTCTTTTCTCTCTCTTGTATCACTTACCATAGTTCTTTTTTTAGTTTATGTATATAGAAATCCAGAACGCCAATTACCTATGTTTGCAAACTTTAGTGTAGTAGCTCCTTGTGATGGTGTAGTAAGTGCAATAGTAGAACTAGAAGATGATAGGGAATATAGCTATAGAGTGGATGTCGAGAGTGGGTATAGTGATATCTCTATATTAAGAGCTCCCATGAATTCTAAAGTTGAAGCAATAAATCTAGTAAATGGGACAAGAGTTTCAAAAAATAGTAAGCTATTTTCAAGTATTAATGAGAGCTGTACTGTGGTCTTTAGAGATGAGTCTAACAATAGAGTAAAAGTAATGCATAGACTCTCTCAAAGTTTTGCTCCAATATCTTTTGATCTTAAAGTTTCACAACAACTACATCAAACATCTAGATATGGTGTTATACTTTGTGGAGTTACAAGTATATATCTTCCAAGTAATTTTAGACTTGATGTAAATATTTCAAGTGAGATTAAATCTTCAGAGACACTTTTAGGCTATTTTTCTTAA
- the ftsH gene encoding ATP-dependent zinc metalloprotease FtsH, whose amino-acid sequence MSKQENNNNNFFNKNPLITFAIFSVVIILLFKVLVGEGGGSSTAALGGNTRVKQVSYSELKSLVDSRSVGKVEIGQSYIKATSSDGTKVYTTRIVKGDTKLVESLDKQGIEYSGFSETNWFTEMFGWLFPFLIIIAIWMFFAGRMQKSMGGGLLGMGNSKKMVNSEKPKTKFDDVAGVEEAKEEVQEIVDFLKYPARYVEIGAKIPKGVLLVGSPGTGKTLLAKAVAGEAEVPFFSVSGSSFIEMFVGVGAARVRDLFEQAKKDAPSIIFIDEIDAIGKSRASGASMGGNDEREQTLNQLLAEMDGFGTDTPIIILAATNRPEVLDQALLRPGRFDRQVLVDKPDFEGRVKILKVHVKGVKMDSDVELEEVARLTAGLAGADLANIINEAALLAGRKSQKTVKQQDLFESVERALAGLAKKSRRINPKEKKIVAYHESGHALLAETTVGAKKVSKVSIVPRGLAALGYTLNKPEENKFMMQRHELWAEVDVLLGGRAAEEVFIGEISTGAGNDLERATDIIKSMVQTYGMSDIAGLMVLEKSRQSFLSGGGMQSTREYSDKMAENMDEFIKTSLSERYAVVLARLEEYRGAIEKMVALLYKKENITGEEVVKIIIDFEKDNEMESKVVKSSDDISEELKDDASMIDKKAGPSDEE is encoded by the coding sequence ATGTCAAAACAAGAAAACAACAACAATAATTTTTTTAATAAAAATCCACTCATAACATTTGCTATATTTTCCGTAGTAATTATTTTGCTTTTTAAAGTCTTAGTAGGTGAAGGTGGTGGTTCTAGTACTGCAGCTCTAGGTGGAAACACAAGAGTAAAGCAAGTAAGTTACTCTGAGTTAAAATCGCTTGTTGATTCAAGAAGTGTAGGCAAAGTAGAAATTGGTCAGAGTTACATCAAAGCTACTTCCTCTGATGGTACAAAAGTATATACAACTAGAATTGTTAAGGGTGATACAAAACTTGTGGAATCACTTGATAAACAAGGTATAGAATATAGCGGTTTTAGCGAGACAAACTGGTTTACAGAAATGTTTGGTTGGTTATTTCCATTTTTAATAATCATAGCTATCTGGATGTTTTTTGCTGGGCGTATGCAAAAAAGTATGGGTGGCGGTTTACTCGGCATGGGTAACTCAAAAAAGATGGTAAATTCTGAAAAACCTAAAACTAAGTTTGATGATGTAGCAGGTGTTGAAGAGGCTAAAGAAGAAGTTCAAGAGATAGTTGACTTTTTAAAATATCCTGCTCGTTATGTTGAAATAGGTGCGAAGATTCCTAAAGGAGTTCTTCTTGTAGGTAGTCCAGGTACTGGTAAAACACTTCTTGCTAAGGCAGTTGCTGGTGAAGCTGAAGTGCCATTCTTCTCGGTAAGTGGTTCTAGTTTCATTGAGATGTTTGTTGGTGTTGGTGCAGCTCGTGTTCGTGATCTGTTTGAGCAAGCAAAAAAAGATGCTCCAAGTATTATATTTATAGATGAGATAGATGCTATTGGTAAGAGTCGAGCAAGTGGTGCAAGCATGGGTGGAAATGATGAACGTGAGCAAACGCTAAATCAGCTTCTTGCAGAGATGGATGGATTTGGTACAGATACTCCAATTATTATTTTAGCTGCTACAAATAGACCTGAAGTATTAGATCAAGCACTTTTAAGACCTGGGCGTTTTGATAGACAAGTGTTAGTTGACAAACCAGATTTTGAGGGTAGAGTTAAGATTCTTAAAGTTCACGTTAAGGGTGTTAAGATGGACTCTGACGTAGAACTTGAAGAGGTTGCTCGTCTTACTGCAGGACTTGCAGGTGCTGATTTGGCAAATATTATCAATGAAGCTGCACTATTAGCTGGTAGAAAAAGTCAAAAAACAGTTAAGCAACAAGATCTTTTTGAGTCAGTTGAGCGTGCCTTAGCAGGGCTAGCTAAAAAGTCTCGCAGAATTAACCCTAAAGAGAAAAAGATAGTAGCTTATCACGAAAGTGGACATGCACTTCTTGCAGAAACTACTGTTGGTGCTAAGAAAGTATCTAAAGTATCTATAGTTCCACGTGGTTTAGCCGCACTTGGGTATACACTAAACAAACCTGAAGAAAATAAGTTCATGATGCAACGCCATGAACTTTGGGCAGAAGTAGATGTGCTTCTTGGTGGTCGTGCTGCTGAAGAAGTTTTCATAGGTGAGATATCTACAGGTGCTGGAAATGATCTTGAGCGTGCTACAGATATTATAAAATCTATGGTTCAAACATATGGAATGAGTGATATTGCTGGTCTAATGGTTTTAGAAAAAAGTAGACAATCATTCTTGAGTGGAGGTGGTATGCAATCAACTCGTGAGTATAGTGATAAGATGGCTGAAAATATGGATGAGTTTATAAAAACATCTTTAAGCGAAAGATATGCAGTTGTTTTAGCTAGACTTGAAGAGTATAGAGGTGCTATAGAAAAGATGGTAGCTCTTCTTTACAAGAAAGAAAATATTACAGGCGAAGAAGTAGTAAAAATCATAATTGACTTTGAAAAAGATAATGAGATGGAATCAAAAGTTGTTAAAAGCTCTGATGATATAAGTGAAGAGTTAAAGGATGATGCATCTATGATTGATAAAAAAGCTGGACCGAGTGATGAAGAGTAA
- a CDS encoding 50S ribosomal protein L11 methyltransferase, whose protein sequence is MQEHYFELVVKVSSHHSLFSDFLSDTLPVGFEENSDGFIIRSEDELETIVWGLEQFAEALQKALKQEIDIECTQTKLQNSDWVESYQKSIEPLAIDKFYIHPTWSKANPELINIVIDPALAFGTGHHPTTASALKAISHYVKKGDDVLDVGCGSGILGIAAMKLGASVDACDTDPISVNNSVENAKLNELVFDNIWEGSSSLISKKYNLVVANIVADVLTFIANDLKNALKEDAILILSGILDKYEDKVLNFYKDCEIVEKIAQDEWVTLILKRK, encoded by the coding sequence ATGCAAGAGCACTACTTCGAGTTAGTAGTTAAAGTTTCCTCCCACCACTCACTTTTTTCCGACTTTTTATCAGATACACTTCCTGTAGGTTTTGAAGAAAATAGTGATGGCTTTATTATTCGAAGTGAGGATGAACTTGAGACTATAGTATGGGGACTTGAGCAGTTTGCTGAAGCTCTCCAAAAAGCCCTAAAGCAAGAGATAGATATTGAGTGTACTCAAACAAAACTTCAAAATAGTGATTGGGTAGAGTCCTACCAGAAAAGTATAGAACCTCTCGCTATTGATAAATTCTATATTCATCCAACATGGAGTAAAGCGAATCCAGAACTAATAAACATTGTTATTGATCCTGCATTAGCTTTTGGAACGGGGCATCATCCTACAACAGCTTCAGCTCTAAAAGCTATATCACACTATGTAAAAAAAGGTGATGATGTTTTAGATGTTGGTTGCGGCAGTGGAATACTTGGTATCGCAGCAATGAAATTAGGTGCGAGTGTAGACGCATGTGATACAGATCCTATTTCGGTTAATAACTCAGTAGAAAATGCAAAACTTAATGAGTTAGTATTTGATAATATATGGGAAGGCTCATCTTCACTTATATCTAAAAAATATAACTTAGTTGTAGCAAATATAGTCGCAGATGTTTTAACTTTTATAGCCAATGATTTAAAAAATGCCTTAAAAGAAGATGCTATTCTTATCTTGTCAGGTATTTTAGATAAATATGAAGATAAAGTTTTAAACTTTTATAAAGATTGTGAAATAGTCGAAAAAATAGCTCAAGATGAATGGGTTACTTTAATTTTAAAAAGAAAATAA
- a CDS encoding chemotaxis response regulator CheY, whose amino-acid sequence MKLLVVDDSSTMRRIIKNTLARLGYKDILEGADGLEGWAAMDANPDIDMLITDWNMPEMNGLELVKKVRADERFTDVPIIMVTTEGGKAEVITALKAGVNNYIVKPFTPQVLKEKLGAVMGVAE is encoded by the coding sequence TTGAAATTACTTGTTGTTGATGATAGCTCTACAATGCGTCGTATTATTAAAAATACACTAGCTCGTCTTGGATATAAAGACATTTTAGAGGGTGCTGATGGTCTTGAAGGTTGGGCAGCGATGGATGCAAATCCTGATATAGATATGCTTATTACCGACTGGAATATGCCTGAGATGAATGGCTTAGAACTTGTTAAAAAAGTTCGTGCTGATGAAAGATTCACTGATGTTCCAATTATTATGGTAACTACTGAGGGTGGTAAAGCAGAAGTTATAACAGCATTAAAAGCGGGTGTAAACAACTATATTGTTAAACCATTTACTCCACAAGTTTTAAAAGAAAAACTTGGTGCAGTAATGGGTGTTGCGGAGTAA
- the hisA gene encoding 1-(5-phosphoribosyl)-5-[(5-phosphoribosylamino)methylideneamino]imidazole-4-carboxamide isomerase, protein MTLYPAIDLKDGQAVRLTKGLMDSAKVYSSEPYELVKKFEEMGAEWVHLVDLNGAFAGEPKNLDSIIKIRENCNVKLELGGGIRDEETIKKMLEIGIDRIILGSIAVKNPQFVRDMASKYPIAVGIDAIDGYVAVEGWGEVSTMKATDLAREFANAGVEAIICTDVGKDGTLSGVNVEFTLDIARASGVSTIASGGVKDEDDITALIATKEVDGVIIGKAYYEGRLDLPKMFKLLD, encoded by the coding sequence ATGACTTTATACCCAGCGATAGATTTAAAAGATGGACAGGCGGTTAGACTTACGAAGGGTCTTATGGATAGCGCAAAAGTTTATTCAAGTGAACCTTATGAACTTGTAAAAAAATTTGAGGAGATGGGTGCAGAATGGGTACACTTAGTTGACTTAAATGGTGCATTTGCAGGAGAGCCAAAAAACTTAGATTCAATTATTAAAATTAGAGAAAACTGTAATGTTAAGCTTGAACTTGGTGGTGGGATTCGTGATGAAGAGACCATCAAGAAAATGTTAGAGATAGGCATTGATAGAATTATTTTAGGCTCTATTGCAGTTAAAAATCCACAATTTGTAAGAGATATGGCTTCAAAATATCCAATCGCAGTTGGAATAGATGCAATAGATGGATATGTAGCAGTAGAAGGATGGGGAGAGGTTAGTACAATGAAAGCGACAGACCTTGCTCGTGAGTTCGCTAATGCTGGTGTTGAAGCGATTATCTGTACAGATGTTGGTAAAGATGGAACTCTAAGTGGTGTTAATGTTGAGTTTACTCTAGACATTGCTCGTGCGAGTGGCGTTAGTACAATTGCGAGTGGTGGTGTTAAAGATGAAGATGATATCACTGCCTTAATTGCTACGAAAGAAGTAGATGGCGTTATCATCGGGAAAGCTTATTATGAAGGAAGATTAGACCTTCCAAAAATGTTTAAATTACTTGATTAA
- the hisH gene encoding imidazole glycerol phosphate synthase subunit HisH yields MIAIVDYNMGNLASVKNAFAKLGKDTVVESDPKKFKEYDKLILPGVGAFGDAMEHLRERDMIDAIREFAASSKPMLGICLGMQLLFDSSEEFGDHEGLGLIKGKVTPFDSSKFSEPLKIPHMGWNRMFTTEHPLFNNLDEEHYLYFVHTFHVNCENENDIIGRTEYGYEFTSAVAHGNIMGIQPHPEKSHENGLKILENFIGL; encoded by the coding sequence ATGATTGCAATAGTTGATTACAATATGGGAAATTTAGCGAGTGTAAAAAATGCTTTTGCTAAACTTGGAAAAGATACCGTAGTGGAGAGTGACCCTAAGAAGTTTAAAGAGTACGATAAGTTAATACTTCCTGGCGTTGGCGCATTTGGGGATGCAATGGAGCATCTTCGTGAACGTGATATGATAGATGCTATAAGAGAGTTTGCTGCGAGTAGCAAGCCTATGCTTGGCATTTGTCTTGGCATGCAGCTTCTTTTTGATAGTAGTGAGGAGTTTGGAGATCATGAGGGACTTGGACTTATAAAAGGAAAAGTGACTCCTTTTGATAGTTCTAAGTTTAGTGAACCACTTAAAATTCCACATATGGGCTGGAATAGAATGTTCACAACTGAGCATCCACTGTTTAATAACTTAGATGAAGAACACTACCTATATTTTGTACATACTTTTCATGTTAACTGTGAGAATGAGAATGACATAATAGGACGAACAGAGTATGGATATGAATTTACTTCAGCAGTAGCTCATGGGAATATTATGGGGATTCAACCTCACCCTGAGAAAAGCCATGAAAATGGACTTAAAATTTTAGAAAACTTTATAGGATTATAA
- a CDS encoding PDC sensor domain-containing protein yields MVASDIQNFAMGRTKVRAYFCYLFSKNIPNRLPSLTQEMVIPNLLKIKADLENCEGVYLLDNAGVQVSPTYTKNKEIEEDIGKIRAERAYYYRAIREGRCSITDPYPSLITNGLTVTASAPIYSEDGKIKFVACLDMPFNSVIEIARLNTLDSFFGIFFKYSYAIFAVALIAVAMLLFLKGIDSFFVYEITPEHFEIKNVFEATILLTLSLAIFDLAKTLIEEEIMGRHKENNISGPHKTMVRFLGSIIIALSIEALMLVFKFAITDPSKLIYAMYIVAGVAMLLIGLAVYIRFTKLKIDE; encoded by the coding sequence ATGGTTGCTTCAGATATACAAAATTTTGCGATGGGAAGAACAAAGGTTCGTGCATACTTTTGTTACCTATTTTCTAAAAATATCCCAAACAGACTACCCTCCTTAACTCAAGAGATGGTAATACCTAATCTACTCAAAATAAAAGCAGATTTAGAGAACTGTGAAGGTGTTTACCTTTTAGATAATGCAGGAGTTCAAGTAAGTCCTACATACACAAAAAATAAAGAGATCGAAGAAGATATAGGGAAGATTAGAGCAGAGCGTGCCTATTATTACCGTGCTATAAGGGAAGGGCGATGTAGTATCACCGATCCATATCCATCGCTAATAACGAATGGGCTTACTGTTACGGCTTCTGCACCAATTTACTCTGAAGATGGAAAGATTAAGTTTGTAGCATGTCTTGACATGCCATTTAATTCCGTTATTGAAATAGCTCGTTTAAATACTTTAGATTCATTTTTTGGTATATTTTTCAAATATTCATATGCTATTTTTGCTGTAGCACTTATTGCCGTGGCAATGCTCCTATTTTTAAAAGGTATAGATAGCTTTTTTGTTTATGAAATTACACCTGAACATTTTGAAATTAAAAATGTTTTTGAGGCAACTATCTTGCTTACATTATCGCTGGCCATATTTGATCTTGCCAAGACCCTTATAGAAGAAGAGATAATGGGGCGGCATAAAGAAAACAACATATCGGGTCCGCATAAGACTATGGTGCGTTTCTTGGGTTCTATAATTATTGCACTCTCTATCGAAGCTTTAATGCTTGTATTTAAGTTTGCGATAACCGACCCAAGTAAACTAATATATGCAATGTATATCGTAGCTGGAGTGGCGATGCTACTGATCGGCTTGGCAGTATACATTAGATTTACTAAATTAAAGATAGATGAATGA
- a CDS encoding lipopolysaccharide assembly protein LapA domain-containing protein, which translates to MELSYLGILLIIGAAVVGWFLSYIKSRFELRAYKKEIKEYKEHLNRQMKITSEGSKNLENELTTLKKENENLRISVQSLGQKPGRAELRLLNIYDGALRKMMLKAPGFSSAWEMSLQETEREYEENEKGFKSIIKKVFGPSLTHQPEHTHKDIGEHTSDFEVK; encoded by the coding sequence ATGGAATTAAGTTACCTAGGAATTTTATTGATTATCGGTGCAGCTGTTGTAGGTTGGTTTTTGAGTTATATAAAGTCTAGATTTGAGTTAAGAGCTTACAAAAAAGAGATAAAAGAGTATAAAGAGCACTTAAATCGTCAGATGAAGATTACAAGTGAGGGAAGTAAAAATTTAGAAAATGAACTCACTACTCTTAAAAAAGAGAATGAGAATCTTAGAATTTCAGTACAGTCATTAGGGCAAAAGCCTGGTCGTGCTGAACTTAGACTTTTAAATATATATGATGGAGCATTACGAAAAATGATGCTTAAAGCTCCCGGTTTTTCATCAGCTTGGGAGATGTCACTTCAGGAGACTGAGAGAGAGTATGAAGAGAATGAAAAAGGTTTTAAATCAATCATTAAAAAAGTATTTGGACCTAGCCTTACTCACCAGCCAGAACATACACATAAAGATATAGGTGAACATACAAGTGATTTTGAAGTAAAATAA